The stretch of DNA GACAGACACTGGGCTTTCATGGCCCAGCTCCTGAGAGCTGGAAGCCCCCGGGGGCCAAGAGCAGGGTCTTccaggaaagcagagagaagtcCTTCTTGGAGGTGGAGTCCGGGTGCCCTCCtgctggagagaaaaaagaaggtgAAGGGTCAGCTGAGCCAGGGGGAGTTGAAGCAGgtgaggaaggggcaggaagaTACTCACTTGGTACAGACACACACCTCCGCCTCTTCTCCCCTGCAACAGACAGCACGGTGAGGCCTTGGGGTAGATAGCTCCTCACACTCCAAGCTTCCCTTCCCTCCAGGCCCTGGCGTGGGCCATTCCCCTTCTCAATCCAGCTTTCCCTTCTAGCTCTaactttccttcttctctctcccctgggAAATCTCCCGCAGATTCCCTATCCATCCCtactcccaccccagccccagcggCTCCTGCAGCCTGTCCCTGCCTCAGCACTTGGGTATGGTGTATATATGTTGTGTCAAGCCCACTTAGTCCAAGGCCTCCTGAGACCTGAAGCAGCTCCCCTATTACTTTCCTCTGCTTTTCAACCTTCTTAACCAGGTTCTTTTGGTCAATTAGACTGTTCAGCAGATAGAACCTTTTGAGAACATTAACAGAATCACCTGAGGGTGTTCATAGAGCCAGAAAACACTTATAAGACCTTCTacgaggggctcctgggtgtttCAGacggttaagcgtctgtctttggctccggtcatgatctcatggtcctgggatcgaggcccacataaggctccctgctcagcgcggagagtctgcttctccttctccttcccctagctcatgctctctttctttcaataaataaataaaatcttttttttttttattttttttaataaataaaatcttaaaaaaaaaaaaaaaaaggcctcctAAGAGTTGAGAACCCAAGTCATAGAGAACAGTCATCCCAACTTCCCCACTGACCACGTGGGTCTCCTGGTCTCTCCCACCCTGCTGGTCCTGCTTCCCTCATGCATGGCTCACCACCCAGATAGGCGCAGTTAAAGTGACTGCAGGTCTGATTATAGCTCCAGAGGGTCACCAGGCTccgggctccatcctgggagaaCCTGGTGACCAAGAAGACTTCATGTGGAGGGATCAGCACCTCGCGCTCCTCAGGAAAGACAGACAAGGCCTGGATAGGGGCCCCAAAGCAAGTCCTTAGAGAGAAGAAGGTGGCGTTGCCAAATCTGCGGGCCACTGCCTCATCCAGGGAGCTGGAAGCAAACTGGCCCAAGCGGACAGAGTCCCCAAGCCTCTTGGGTTCAAAGTGAAGAGTGCCCACACCTCGGAACACCACCTCCCCAGGTCCCCGGCTGCAGCCTCCACTGCCCTGCAGCAGCTGCAGGGCCCGGGTGAGGTAGAAATGCAGAGCCTTGAAGGGAAAGTGCCTCATGTAGGACTCCCGGGAGCCACCACCTGTCCGCACAGCCTGGTTCAGCTCCCAGTACAAAGTGTTAGATGAGTTGGTATAGACCATGATGGCGATTCCATGCTGGGCTTTGAAGCCAGGGGGCAGGGTGAGCCCTTGGCGCTTGTGCTCCCAGGCCCCCCGGGCTGCCTCCCAGGACTCTCGCAGCAGGGCATGGCGGGCCATCTCCTCCTTCAGCAGAGGGCCTGCTTTCTCTTCCATCTCCTCTGTGCAGCCCACATAAGCATCATCGAAAGTGTCTGGAgccaggcccaggggcaggaTGGGAACAGCCTGGGCCTATGGATGTAGGAAAGAGAGGAGCCACATAGGAAAGGGCAGAAGTTCAGAGCACTGGACAGAGAACACTGGACTGGTGGCAGATCAATCCAGAAACACAGTATCTCGTTTCCATGACCAAATATCCAGTGTATGTCATTTGGCAAGAGCTCAAGAGCTTAAATAGCACAGCTGCCGGAGTCAGACAGCCGTGGATTCAAATCATGACTTCTCCACCTACTAGCTATGGGATCTCAGGCAAGtctcttaacttttctgagcttgAGGTTCTCCATGTATAAACTGAGGATACTTCCAACCTCACAGGAATATTGCGAGGGCAGCATGTACAACGTGAAGGGGTCATTTTGTCCTTAGAGAGTTCCTACACCTGGTAGGAAGTGGGGTTAGCTGACTTCCAAACACTGTTCTGGCTCTAAGACTCAGTATGCAGGTGATACACAAATCTACAGCCAACGTCCAGTGACCTGACCAGGTCTCCATCCTTAGGTTCACTTGCCCCTTCATGCCACCACACCCAGACAGTGTCAGCTCTGAGACTCCTGAGTCCTCTCTCCTGCTTTCGCAGCCCATACTCCCAAGCATGGGGTGGGGCTGTGGAGGAGGTCAAGCTCTGGTCTGGGAGGGCCTGCAGGAGGGCAGCACACAGGTAGCCAGAGCCGGTTTCCCTGGGCTGAGCCTGTGGTGGCAGACAGGGAGTGAGGAGGAACAATATGAAGGAAGGAGGACCCTAAGGGGACCAGTGGATGGAGGCAGAGGTTctgggagagagaatgggaacttggggctccctgcaggggagagaagaagaggatTAAGAGGACTGGTATCCTAGAAGAGGGTCCCTGGGAGAAATTTTTGAGGAGTCAGCCCCCCAGTCCACCTCTTTTGGGTCTGCACCTGACCTGTTCCCTTTGTGGCAGAAGGTTCTCCCAGTTACCTGCCAGAGGGCATGGAAGCCGAGGTAGCTAAGAGCCATCAGCAGAGCCGCCAGCATCATTCCTGGGGGAGACTCAGGAGGGCGAGGTCCAGATGAAGAGGGCACCAGCGGCGATGGGCTGGGGGACAGAGATCAGGGTCCCTTCCTCTGGGGTGTGAAGGGTCCCAGTCCGGGACGCGGCCCAAGCAGGTGTGGGCGGGGCCAAGGGCGGGCCTAAGGGAGTGGGCGGGGTTTTAGATTTTATCGTACCCCCCCAACCCCAAGGCTCGGCTCCCCAGGTTTCCCACTAGCCCCCATGCTGCGCCTTCTGCTCCGAGACCATCTTGCGATGGTAAAGGTGGAGCACTAGCTTGGCTCGGCCcggagaggggagggggcgggagccAGGGACCCACCTGGAAGTTGCTGGGGTGACAGCGGGAAGGAGCACTGAGGGCACGGGCGGCGGGGGGCTAAGTCCCGGCGGGCGCTGCGCTGTCCCGGGAGTGCAGCCGATCCACAAAGTCCCGCGGCTAACTATAGCCCCCGCGGCGGTAACCCGACACCTCTCTTCTGCAACAACGGACACGGGGTAGGGGAACGCGAGCGGCGCGGGAAGGGGCCGAGGGGCGCACCTCCCCTGCCCTACTGCCACCTCTCTGCAGAATCCGCTGTGGCTCGGAGCGGGACCAGGCTTAGAGGAGGGACTCGTGATGCTCGGCCTCTCCCTCTAGCGGCCCCGACCTGGCCGTGCCCCAGCTCTCAGACCACTAGGCCGGGGAGGCCCACGAGGGTCCCCCCCACCAAGAACTCTCCGCTGGGGCACTCGCCGATTTGCATGAAATTTGCATAAGGCCCACTCATGGGGCACGTGTGGTCCAGCATCTGGGCGGCACCCAC from Canis lupus dingo isolate Sandy chromosome 21, ASM325472v2, whole genome shotgun sequence encodes:
- the ART5 gene encoding ecto-ADP-ribosyltransferase 5 isoform X1 is translated as MMLAALLMALSYLGFHALWQAQAVPILPLGLAPDTFDDAYVGCTEEMEEKAGPLLKEEMARHALLRESWEAARGAWEHKRQGLTLPPGFKAQHGIAIMVYTNSSNTLYWELNQAVRTGGGSRESYMRHFPFKALHFYLTRALQLLQGSGGCSRGPGEVVFRGVGTLHFEPKRLGDSVRLGQFASSSLDEAVARRFGNATFFSLRTCFGAPIQALSVFPEEREVLIPPHEVFLVTRFSQDGARSLVTLWSYNQTCSHFNCAYLGGEKRRRCVSVPTGGHPDSTSKKDFSLLSWKTLLLAPGGFQLSGAGP
- the ART5 gene encoding ecto-ADP-ribosyltransferase 5 isoform X2, with amino-acid sequence MMLAALLMALSYLGFHALWQAQAVPILPLGLAPDTFDDAYVGCTEEMEEKAGPLLKEEMARHALLRESWEAARGAWEHKRQGLTLPPGFKAQHGIAIMVYTNSSNTLYWELNQAVRTGGGSRESYMRHFPFKALHFYLTRALQLLQGSGGCSRGPGEVVFRGVGTLHFEPKRLGDSVRLGQFASSSLDEAVARRFGNATFFSLRTCFGAPIQALSVFPEEREVLIPPHEVFLVTRFSQDGARSLVTLWSYNQTCSHFNCAYLGGEKRRRCVSVPRGHPDSTSKKDFSLLSWKTLLLAPGGFQLSGAGP